In one Bradyrhizobium sp. 4 genomic region, the following are encoded:
- the nifD gene encoding nitrogenase molybdenum-iron protein alpha chain — protein sequence MSRATTESVAEIKARNKQLIDEVLKVYPEKTAKRRAKHLSVHEAGKSDCGVKSNIKSIPGVMTIRGCAYAGSKGVVWGPIKDMIHISHGPVGCGQYSWGSRRNYYVGTTGIDTFVTLQFTSDFQEKDIVFGGDKKVTKLIDELQELFPLNRGITIQSECPIGLIGDDIEAVSREKSKEYGGKTIVPVRCEGFRGVSQSLGHHIANDAIRDWIFDKSAPEASSKFQPTAYDVAIIGDYNIGGDAWSSRILLEEMGLRVIAQWSGDGSLAELEATPKAKLNILHCYRSMNYISRHMEEKFGIPWCEYNFFGPSKIAESLRKIASFFDDKIKEGAERVIAKYQPLVDAVTAKYRPRLDGKTVMLFVGGLRPRHVIGAYEDLGMDVVGTGYEFGHNDDYQRTAQHYVKDGTLIYDDVTGYEFERFVEKIRPDLVGSGIKEKYVFQKMGVPFRQMHSWDYSGPYHGYDGFAIFARDMDMAINSPIWGKTTAPWKDAPRPSLMAAE from the coding sequence ATGAGCCGAGCAACTACCGAGAGCGTCGCAGAGATCAAGGCGCGCAACAAGCAGCTAATCGATGAGGTGTTGAAGGTCTACCCAGAGAAGACCGCCAAAAGGCGCGCCAAGCATCTGAGTGTTCACGAGGCGGGGAAGTCCGATTGTGGCGTCAAGTCGAATATCAAGTCCATTCCGGGCGTAATGACCATCCGCGGCTGCGCCTACGCGGGCTCCAAGGGCGTGGTCTGGGGGCCGATCAAGGACATGATCCACATTAGCCACGGTCCGGTCGGCTGTGGTCAGTACTCATGGGGCTCGCGGCGCAACTACTACGTCGGCACGACCGGCATCGACACGTTCGTGACACTGCAGTTCACTTCCGATTTCCAGGAAAAGGATATCGTGTTCGGCGGAGATAAAAAGGTCACCAAACTCATCGACGAGCTACAGGAGCTGTTTCCTCTCAACAGGGGCATTACCATTCAGTCCGAATGTCCGATTGGTTTGATCGGTGACGATATCGAGGCAGTCTCCAGAGAAAAGTCAAAGGAATATGGCGGCAAAACCATCGTGCCTGTGCGGTGCGAGGGTTTTCGTGGCGTGTCACAATCGCTCGGCCATCACATCGCGAACGACGCCATTCGAGATTGGATCTTCGACAAGAGCGCCCCAGAAGCCAGCTCTAAATTTCAGCCGACCGCCTATGACGTCGCCATCATCGGTGACTACAACATCGGCGGCGACGCCTGGTCGTCACGGATCCTGCTCGAAGAAATGGGCCTGCGCGTCATCGCCCAGTGGTCCGGGGATGGATCTCTCGCTGAATTGGAGGCGACGCCGAAAGCGAAGCTCAACATATTGCATTGCTATCGCTCGATGAACTACATCTCACGGCACATGGAGGAAAAATTCGGGATTCCCTGGTGCGAGTACAACTTCTTCGGGCCTTCCAAAATCGCGGAGTCGCTGCGCAAAATTGCAAGCTTCTTCGATGATAAGATCAAGGAGGGCGCCGAGCGCGTCATCGCGAAATATCAGCCGCTGGTCGATGCGGTGACCGCGAAGTACCGGCCGCGGCTCGATGGCAAGACTGTAATGCTGTTCGTGGGCGGCCTACGTCCTCGCCACGTCATCGGCGCGTATGAGGACCTCGGCATGGATGTTGTCGGCACAGGCTATGAGTTCGGTCACAACGACGACTATCAGCGCACCGCCCAGCACTACGTCAAGGACGGCACGCTGATCTACGACGATGTCACCGGCTACGAATTCGAGCGCTTCGTCGAAAAGATCCGGCCCGACCTCGTCGGCTCCGGTATCAAGGAAAAATACGTCTTCCAAAAGATGGGCGTGCCGTTCCGCCAAATGCATTCCTGGGACTACTCGGGTCCTTACCACGGTTATGACGGCTTCGCGATCTTCGCCCGAGACATGGACATGGCAATCAACTCCCCGATCTGGGGGAAGACCACCGCACCTTGGAAGGACGCTCCGCGGCCGAGCCTCATGGCGGCGGAATAG
- the nifK gene encoding nitrogenase molybdenum-iron protein subunit beta has translation MTQNAEHILDHSELFRGDEYQQMLANKKALFENPHDPAEVDRIGEWSKTPEYREKNFAREALTVNPAKACQPLGAVFAALGFERTLPFVHGSQGCVAYYRSHLSRHFKEPTSCVSSSMTEDAAVFGGLNNLTDGLANSYNMYKPKMIAVATTCMAEVIGDDLNAFIKTSKEKGSVPADYDVPFAHTPAFVGSHITGYDNTLKGILEHFWDGKAGTAPKLQRKANNWINFIGGFDGYTVGNIREIKRIFELMGIGYTILADNSDVFDTPTDGEFRMYDGGTTLKDAANAVHAKATISMQQYCTEKTLPFIKGHDQEVVSFNHPLGVSATDDFLMTLSRITNKAIPNALERERGRLVDAMADSSAHVHGKKFAIYGDPDLSYGLAAFLLELGAEPTHVLSTNGSKGWEQKMQALFASSPFGKNCRAFPGKDLWHMRSLLFTEPVDFLIGNTYGKYLERDTGTPLIRIGFPIFDRHHHHRYPVWGYQGSMNVLVKILDKIFDEIDRKTSSVGKTDYSFDIIR, from the coding sequence ATGACACAGAACGCCGAACACATCCTCGACCACTCCGAGCTTTTCCGGGGAGACGAATACCAGCAGATGCTGGCCAATAAGAAGGCGCTATTTGAGAATCCGCACGATCCCGCCGAAGTCGACCGTATCGGAGAATGGTCCAAGACGCCCGAATACCGCGAGAAGAACTTCGCCCGCGAAGCGCTAACCGTCAATCCGGCGAAGGCTTGCCAGCCGCTAGGTGCGGTGTTCGCCGCGCTCGGGTTCGAGCGCACACTGCCGTTCGTCCACGGCTCCCAGGGTTGCGTCGCGTATTATCGCAGCCATTTGTCGCGGCACTTCAAGGAGCCGACTTCGTGCGTCTCCTCGTCCATGACGGAAGACGCGGCTGTGTTCGGGGGGCTCAACAACCTGACCGACGGGCTTGCCAACAGCTACAACATGTACAAGCCGAAGATGATCGCGGTCGCCACGACCTGCATGGCGGAAGTCATTGGCGACGACCTCAACGCCTTCATCAAAACATCAAAGGAAAAAGGTTCAGTCCCCGCGGATTACGACGTACCATTCGCTCACACTCCTGCATTCGTCGGTAGCCACATTACCGGCTACGACAACACGCTCAAGGGCATCCTCGAGCATTTCTGGGATGGCAAAGCCGGCACGGCGCCTAAACTCCAGCGCAAAGCGAACAACTGGATCAACTTCATCGGTGGCTTCGACGGCTACACTGTCGGGAACATCCGTGAGATAAAGCGCATCTTCGAGCTGATGGGGATCGGCTACACGATCCTCGCGGATAACAGTGATGTGTTCGATACCCCCACCGACGGCGAGTTCCGCATGTATGATGGCGGCACGACACTAAAGGATGCCGCGAACGCAGTACATGCGAAGGCAACCATTTCCATGCAGCAATATTGTACGGAGAAGACGTTGCCCTTCATCAAGGGGCACGACCAGGAGGTCGTCTCCTTCAATCACCCTCTGGGTGTCAGCGCCACGGACGATTTCCTGATGACGCTGTCGCGTATCACCAACAAGGCAATTCCCAATGCGCTGGAGCGGGAGCGCGGGCGTCTGGTAGACGCAATGGCTGACTCTAGCGCGCATGTTCACGGCAAGAAGTTCGCGATCTACGGCGATCCCGACCTCTCCTATGGCCTTGCCGCATTCTTGCTGGAGCTTGGCGCTGAGCCGACGCACGTGCTCTCGACCAACGGAAGTAAGGGCTGGGAGCAGAAGATGCAGGCGCTGTTCGCGAGCTCGCCGTTCGGTAAAAACTGCCGCGCCTTCCCGGGCAAGGATCTCTGGCACATGCGTTCGCTCCTGTTCACAGAACCAGTCGATTTCCTGATCGGTAACACCTACGGCAAGTATCTCGAGCGTGACACTGGAACGCCGCTAATCCGAATCGGGTTTCCCATCTTCGATCGCCATCATCACCATCGTTATCCAGTGTGGGGCTATCAGGGTAGCATGAATGTGCTGGTCAAGATTCTCGACAAGATCTTTGATGAGATCGATAGAAAAACCAGCTCGGTTGGCAAGACGGACTACAGCTTCGACATCATACGTTGA
- the nifE gene encoding nitrogenase iron-molybdenum cofactor biosynthesis protein NifE: MTSLPTTIQDVFNEPGCARNASKSNVERKNGCTKQLKPGGVAGGCAFDGAKVALQPFTDVAHLVHGPIACEGNSWDNRGSASSGSDLWRRSFTTDMSETDIVFGGEKRLYRAVKEITEKYDPQAIFVYQTCVPAMIGDDIDAVCKAASAKLGKPVIPINAPGFVGSKNLGNKLAGEALLEHVIGTGEPDYTTAYDINIIGEYNLSGELWQVKPLLDELGIRILSCISGDGKYREVAYSHRAKAAMMVCSKAMINVARKMRQRYGIPFFEGSFYGIEDSSDSLRQIARMLIERGAPAELMERTQALIAREETKAWAAIERFKPRFAAKRVVLITGGVKSWSMVSALQEAGLEIVGTSVKKSTKKDKERIKELMGQHAHMIEDMSPREIYKMLKDAKADIMLSGGKSQFVALKAAMPWLDINQERCHAYMGYIGIVKLMEEIEKALYNPIWDQLRQAAPWDEFDRKRQARTVAQMYAQAADPVRDASKNGVNTISLANENEASGGESAIAADGLNLAKPCTNSTARCVACKDIRSDLQPPALQAAE, from the coding sequence ATGACTTCGCTTCCCACGACCATACAGGACGTCTTTAACGAACCGGGCTGCGCCAGGAATGCGAGCAAGTCGAACGTCGAGCGCAAGAATGGATGCACCAAGCAGCTGAAGCCGGGCGGCGTCGCCGGTGGGTGTGCCTTCGATGGCGCCAAAGTCGCACTGCAGCCCTTCACCGACGTCGCCCATCTTGTGCATGGTCCAATCGCCTGTGAGGGCAATTCTTGGGACAATCGCGGTTCCGCCTCCTCCGGCTCCGATCTGTGGCGCAGAAGCTTCACCACGGACATGAGCGAGACCGACATCGTGTTCGGCGGCGAGAAGCGGCTGTACAGGGCAGTCAAGGAGATCACAGAGAAATACGACCCGCAGGCCATCTTCGTCTACCAGACATGCGTGCCCGCAATGATCGGTGACGACATCGATGCGGTCTGCAAGGCAGCCTCCGCCAAACTTGGCAAACCGGTCATTCCCATCAATGCACCGGGATTTGTGGGGTCGAAGAACCTCGGCAACAAGCTCGCAGGCGAAGCACTGCTGGAGCACGTCATCGGTACCGGAGAGCCCGATTACACCACTGCGTATGACATCAACATCATCGGCGAATACAACCTGTCCGGCGAGCTCTGGCAGGTCAAGCCGCTGCTCGATGAGCTCGGAATCCGGATCCTGTCGTGCATCTCGGGGGACGGCAAGTATCGCGAGGTGGCTTATTCGCACCGAGCCAAAGCCGCGATGATGGTCTGCTCAAAGGCAATGATCAACGTCGCACGGAAGATGAGGCAGCGCTACGGCATCCCGTTTTTTGAAGGCTCGTTCTACGGTATTGAGGATTCCAGCGATTCACTACGCCAGATCGCGCGCATGCTGATCGAACGCGGCGCGCCGGCCGAGCTGATGGAACGCACGCAAGCCCTGATCGCACGCGAAGAGACCAAAGCCTGGGCTGCGATTGAACGTTTCAAGCCACGCTTTGCCGCAAAGAGGGTTGTTCTCATCACCGGTGGCGTGAAATCCTGGTCGATGGTGTCCGCTTTGCAAGAGGCCGGGCTCGAGATCGTCGGCACGTCCGTGAAGAAATCGACCAAGAAGGACAAGGAACGTATCAAGGAGTTAATGGGCCAGCACGCCCACATGATCGAGGACATGTCGCCTCGCGAGATCTACAAGATGCTAAAGGACGCAAAAGCCGACATCATGCTCTCGGGCGGCAAGTCGCAATTCGTCGCACTAAAGGCGGCGATGCCGTGGCTCGATATCAACCAGGAGCGCTGCCACGCCTATATGGGCTATATCGGGATTGTCAAGCTCATGGAGGAGATCGAGAAAGCGCTCTACAATCCGATATGGGATCAGCTCCGCCAAGCCGCGCCATGGGATGAGTTCGACCGAAAGCGTCAGGCAAGGACGGTTGCGCAGATGTATGCGCAAGCCGCTGATCCAGTTCGAGACGCGAGCAAGAACGGCGTCAATACGATAAGTCTCGCGAATGAAAATGAGGCCAGCGGTGGCGAGAGCGCGATTGCGGCCGATGGCCTGAACCTCGCCAAGCCATGCACCAATTCCACCGCACGGTGCGTTGCTTGTAAGGACATTCGTTCCGATTTGCAGCCCCCTGCGCTGCAGGCGGCGGAGTAG
- the nifX gene encoding nitrogen fixation protein NifX, with product MKVAFATQDLKHVDAHFGWAKNIVIYEVGPDGHRFIEAIQFDGDLTEDGNEDKLAPKIEAIRECAILYVAAIGGSGAARVVARNIHPMKVLQPEPIHDLCVKLETVLKGSPPPWLRKLLTKSRERTVDFEA from the coding sequence ATGAAAGTTGCATTCGCCACTCAGGACTTGAAGCACGTCGATGCCCACTTCGGCTGGGCCAAGAACATCGTGATCTACGAGGTCGGCCCGGACGGGCATCGGTTTATCGAGGCGATCCAATTCGACGGTGACCTCACCGAAGACGGCAATGAGGATAAGCTCGCGCCGAAGATCGAGGCGATCAGGGAGTGCGCAATCCTCTATGTTGCGGCGATTGGCGGCTCGGGTGCTGCGCGAGTCGTCGCCAGGAACATCCATCCGATGAAGGTGCTGCAGCCAGAGCCCATCCACGACCTTTGCGTCAAACTCGAAACCGTGCTGAAGGGGTCGCCGCCGCCCTGGCTGCGGAAGCTGCTCACCAAAAGCCGGGAACGTACGGTGGATTTCGAAGCCTGA
- a CDS encoding NifX-associated nitrogen fixation protein: protein MADPSEVTPAAAAAEWPFLKELIKIWRAHDTHGAWEGKKDLELLEPYVLDKRKRRALPIVGNPDPDTTWRLELFFDAVALSIEKATGVMISPMLKMHHEGFGRIVLIGGRLVVVSKQLRDVHRFGFDHLSDLANQGDKFVNSGVEMIRKFPEVASC, encoded by the coding sequence ATGGCCGATCCGTCTGAAGTCACTCCAGCCGCCGCCGCCGCGGAATGGCCATTTCTGAAAGAGCTCATCAAGATCTGGCGCGCCCACGACACCCACGGCGCCTGGGAGGGCAAAAAGGATCTTGAACTGCTCGAACCCTACGTTCTCGACAAGCGCAAGCGCCGTGCGCTGCCGATCGTCGGCAATCCCGACCCGGACACGACATGGCGGCTGGAGCTGTTCTTCGACGCCGTTGCGCTCTCTATCGAGAAGGCAACCGGTGTGATGATCTCGCCAATGCTGAAGATGCATCACGAAGGGTTCGGTCGGATCGTGCTGATCGGCGGCCGGCTCGTTGTCGTGAGCAAGCAGCTGCGCGACGTGCATCGCTTTGGTTTCGACCATCTCTCTGATCTCGCCAATCAAGGCGACAAATTCGTCAACAGTGGCGTTGAGATGATCCGTAAGTTCCCGGAAGTGGCGAGTTGTTGA
- a CDS encoding CCE_0567 family metalloprotein, with translation MSDIETLKAEIKKLSAKATQAKMDLHDLSEELPVNWSSILSVAQKAHAAFSELESKRQYLEALDKT, from the coding sequence GTGAGCGATATCGAAACTCTGAAAGCGGAAATAAAGAAGCTGTCGGCCAAGGCGACCCAGGCCAAGATGGACCTCCACGACCTCTCCGAGGAGCTGCCGGTCAACTGGTCGTCGATCCTGAGCGTGGCCCAGAAGGCCCACGCTGCCTTCAGCGAGCTCGAAAGCAAGCGCCAATATCTCGAGGCGCTGGACAAAACATAG
- the fdxB gene encoding ferredoxin III, nif-specific: MSFRTRDGRNWRPDYLVSIDPNKCIGCGRCYKICGREVMTLKGLSEGGEIIDLDEDDDELEKKVMVLKDAGACIGCSACARVCPTNCQTHTPPG; the protein is encoded by the coding sequence ATGTCATTCAGGACCCGCGACGGTCGCAATTGGAGGCCGGACTACCTGGTTTCTATCGATCCCAACAAGTGTATCGGCTGCGGCCGCTGCTACAAGATCTGCGGCCGTGAGGTCATGACGCTGAAGGGGCTAAGCGAGGGTGGCGAGATCATCGATCTCGATGAGGACGACGATGAGCTCGAAAAGAAGGTCATGGTGCTGAAGGACGCAGGCGCTTGCATCGGCTGCAGCGCCTGCGCCCGGGTGTGCCCAACAAACTGTCAGACCCACACACCACCTGGTTGA